One Paraburkholderia aromaticivorans genomic region harbors:
- a CDS encoding sugar phosphate isomerase/epimerase family protein: MKTIKGPAIFLAQFMGDEVPFDNLAHLAEWAAGLGFKGIQVPCDSRLIDLEQAAASQTYCDELREIADDAGVTITELSTHLQGQLVAVHPAYDVLFDGFAAPHVRGDPAARTQWAIEQMKLAAKASQRLGLNTHVSFSGALAWPYLYPWPQRPAGLVEAAFDELARRWTPILDAFDAAGVDVCYELHPGEDLHDGVTFERFLDAVKQHARANILYDPSHFVLQQLDYLAFIDIYHERIKAFHVKDAEFRPNGKQGVYGGYSGWVERAGRFRSLGDGQIDFGAIFSKMAQYDFPGWAVLEWECALKHPHDGAREGAEFIRRHIIRVAEHAFDDFAGSGVDAAQLKRVLGI; encoded by the coding sequence ATGAAAACCATCAAAGGGCCGGCGATTTTTCTCGCCCAGTTCATGGGCGACGAGGTGCCGTTCGACAACCTCGCGCATCTTGCCGAGTGGGCCGCGGGTCTCGGCTTCAAGGGGATTCAGGTGCCGTGCGACAGCCGCCTGATCGATCTCGAACAGGCGGCGGCGAGCCAGACGTATTGCGACGAGTTACGCGAGATCGCGGACGACGCCGGCGTGACGATCACCGAACTCTCGACACACCTGCAAGGGCAACTCGTCGCCGTGCATCCGGCTTATGACGTGTTGTTCGACGGCTTTGCCGCGCCGCATGTGCGAGGCGATCCGGCCGCGCGCACGCAATGGGCGATCGAGCAGATGAAGCTCGCGGCGAAGGCTTCGCAGCGTTTGGGGTTGAACACGCATGTGTCGTTTTCCGGCGCGCTCGCGTGGCCGTATCTGTATCCATGGCCGCAGCGTCCGGCCGGTTTGGTCGAGGCCGCGTTCGACGAACTCGCGCGCCGCTGGACACCGATTCTCGATGCGTTCGACGCGGCGGGCGTGGACGTGTGCTACGAACTGCATCCCGGTGAAGACCTGCACGACGGCGTGACCTTCGAGCGGTTTCTCGACGCGGTGAAGCAGCACGCGCGCGCCAATATCCTCTACGATCCGAGTCATTTCGTTTTGCAGCAACTCGACTACCTTGCGTTCATCGACATCTATCACGAGCGAATCAAGGCGTTCCATGTGAAGGACGCGGAGTTTCGTCCGAACGGCAAGCAGGGCGTGTATGGCGGCTATAGCGGCTGGGTCGAGCGGGCGGGGCGCTTTAGATCGCTAGGCGACGGCCAGATCGATTTCGGTGCGATCTTCTCGAAGATGGCGCAGTACGATTTTCCCGGCTGGGCCGTGCTCGAATGGGAGTGCGCGCTGAAACATCCGCACGACGGCGCGCGCGAAGGCGCGGAGTTCATCCGCCGGCACATCATCCGCGTGGCCGAGCATGCATTCGATGATTTCGCCGGCAGCGGCGTAGACGCTGCGCAGCTAAAGCGAGTGCTCGGCATCTGA
- a CDS encoding J domain-containing protein → MIKDIGSMTRTSAKSVSIAPDHNQPTLSKGQKAFNTLIKQIEKRRASLRAWEESAPAFQQKYVNELLPLTQKMQHLRARMAHLLDEQSNQKRITQTERRKLSAVIVDLAAGCLEEEDSDDLKALYNRHSESSYDDNRASELDEMKSMLETVLGVELDDIDMHSPDAVLDRLQAHIEQEDAAQAAQHQAREAASARKKKTAKQMAAETRRQEEEAQLSRSIREVYRKLASALHPDRESDPEERERKTALMQRVNEAYGKNNLLRLLELQLELEHIDQNAIDSLSEDRLKHYNKILKEQVGELDDEIMFVEMAFKERYGLDPLAFITPKNIMHALTEDVFILKEQIDSLECDLVDFQDLGTLKAWLKTRPR, encoded by the coding sequence ATGATCAAAGATATCGGCTCCATGACCAGGACAAGCGCTAAATCCGTCAGCATCGCGCCAGACCACAACCAACCCACCCTGTCGAAGGGCCAGAAAGCATTCAACACGCTGATCAAACAAATTGAAAAGCGGCGTGCCAGTTTGCGCGCGTGGGAGGAGTCGGCGCCGGCTTTCCAGCAAAAGTACGTGAATGAACTGCTGCCGCTGACGCAGAAGATGCAACATTTGCGTGCGCGGATGGCGCACCTTCTCGACGAGCAGAGCAACCAGAAACGTATCACGCAGACCGAGCGGCGCAAACTTTCAGCAGTGATCGTTGATCTGGCGGCAGGATGTCTCGAAGAAGAAGATAGCGACGATTTGAAAGCGCTCTACAACCGGCACAGCGAGTCAAGCTACGACGACAACAGAGCGTCCGAACTCGACGAAATGAAATCGATGCTGGAGACGGTACTAGGCGTCGAGCTAGACGACATCGACATGCATTCGCCCGATGCAGTTCTGGATCGCCTGCAGGCGCATATCGAACAGGAGGACGCCGCGCAAGCGGCACAACATCAGGCGCGCGAGGCGGCAAGCGCCCGCAAAAAGAAGACGGCAAAGCAGATGGCGGCCGAAACTCGACGCCAGGAAGAAGAAGCGCAACTGAGCCGCTCGATTCGCGAGGTGTATCGCAAACTGGCCAGCGCGTTGCATCCCGATCGCGAAAGTGATCCAGAGGAACGCGAACGAAAAACCGCGCTGATGCAACGCGTCAATGAAGCCTACGGCAAGAACAATCTGCTGCGCCTGCTCGAATTGCAACTGGAACTGGAACACATCGACCAGAACGCCATCGATAGCCTGAGCGAAGACCGGCTCAAGCACTACAACAAAATATTGAAGGAGCAGGTAGGCGAACTCGACGATGAAATCATGTTTGTCGAAATGGCGTTCAAGGAGCGCTACGGGCTTGACCCGCTGGCTTTCATCACGCCGAAGAACATCATGCACGCGCTGACAGAGGACGTTTTTATCCTGAAGGAACAGATAGATTCTCTCGAATGCGATCTCGTGGACTTCCAGGACCTCGGCACGCTCAAGGCGTGGTTAAAAACCAGGCCGCGTTGA
- a CDS encoding nitrite/sulfite reductase yields MYQYDQYDQTIVDERVAQYADQVRRRLSGELSEEEFRPLRLQNGLYYQRHAYMHRIAIPYGNLRSDQMRVLAQIAREHDRGYGHFSTRSNIQYNWIQLEETPEILRKLAAVQMHGIQTSGNCIRNITADQFAGVAPDEVVDPRPWAEILRQWSTFHPEFAWLPRKFKIAVSGSKEDRAAVQIHDMGVYLRKNEQGELVADVLAGGGMGRTPIIGAIIRKDLPWQHLLTYCEAVLRVYNRYGRRDNMYKARIKILVKALSPEKFSAQVEEEWQHLKDGPSTLTQAEVDRVSQYFQPPVYEKLPDTDASFENHLLESRAFARWVERNVRPHKVSGYSSVTLSLKPTTIAPGDATDTQMEAVADWADEYSLGEIRVSHEQNLILANVKKRDLFALWEKAKAQGFATPNIGLLTDIIACPGGDFCSLANAKSIPIALAIQERFNDLDYVYDLGDVSLNISGCINACGHHHVGNIGILGVDKDGSEWYQVTLGGEQGTGATGAHLGRVIGPSFSAEEMPDVMSKVIDTFVENRHEGERFIETYSRIGITPFKERVYASRQPAHA; encoded by the coding sequence ATGTACCAATACGATCAGTACGACCAGACCATCGTCGATGAACGGGTCGCGCAGTACGCCGATCAGGTTCGCCGCCGCTTGTCGGGCGAATTGAGCGAAGAGGAGTTTCGTCCGCTGCGCCTGCAGAACGGTCTGTACTACCAGCGCCACGCGTACATGCACCGCATCGCGATTCCGTACGGCAACCTGCGCAGCGACCAGATGCGCGTGCTCGCGCAGATCGCGCGTGAACACGACCGCGGTTACGGCCATTTCTCGACGCGCTCGAACATCCAGTACAACTGGATCCAGCTCGAAGAAACGCCGGAAATCCTGCGCAAGCTCGCCGCGGTGCAAATGCACGGCATTCAGACCTCGGGCAACTGTATCCGCAACATCACCGCCGACCAGTTCGCCGGTGTGGCGCCGGATGAAGTCGTCGATCCACGTCCGTGGGCCGAAATTCTGCGTCAATGGTCCACGTTCCACCCGGAATTCGCGTGGCTGCCGCGCAAGTTCAAGATCGCCGTGTCGGGTTCGAAGGAAGACCGCGCTGCGGTGCAGATTCACGACATGGGCGTGTATCTGAGGAAGAACGAGCAGGGCGAGCTGGTGGCCGATGTCCTGGCCGGCGGCGGCATGGGCCGTACGCCGATCATCGGCGCGATCATCCGCAAGGATCTGCCGTGGCAACATCTGCTGACGTACTGCGAAGCTGTGCTGCGCGTGTACAACCGCTACGGCCGCCGCGACAACATGTACAAGGCGCGCATCAAGATTCTCGTGAAGGCGTTGAGCCCGGAGAAATTCTCGGCGCAAGTCGAAGAAGAATGGCAGCACCTGAAGGACGGTCCGTCGACGCTCACGCAAGCCGAAGTGGATCGCGTGTCGCAATACTTCCAGCCGCCGGTGTACGAAAAGCTGCCGGACACGGACGCATCGTTCGAAAACCATCTGCTGGAAAGCCGTGCGTTCGCCCGTTGGGTCGAGCGTAACGTGCGTCCGCACAAGGTGTCGGGCTACTCGTCGGTCACCTTGTCTTTGAAACCGACCACGATCGCTCCGGGCGATGCAACCGATACGCAGATGGAAGCCGTCGCCGATTGGGCCGACGAGTACTCGCTCGGCGAAATCCGCGTGTCGCACGAACAGAACCTGATTCTCGCCAATGTGAAGAAGCGCGACCTGTTCGCGCTGTGGGAAAAGGCCAAGGCACAAGGTTTCGCGACGCCGAACATCGGCTTGCTGACCGACATCATCGCGTGCCCGGGCGGCGATTTCTGCTCGCTCGCGAATGCGAAGTCGATTCCGATCGCGCTGGCCATTCAGGAACGCTTCAACGATCTGGATTACGTGTACGACCTCGGCGACGTGTCGCTGAATATCTCGGGCTGTATCAACGCGTGCGGTCACCACCACGTCGGCAACATTGGCATTCTGGGTGTCGATAAGGACGGCTCGGAGTGGTATCAGGTGACGCTCGGCGGCGAGCAGGGTACGGGCGCCACCGGCGCGCACCTCGGCCGCGTGATCGGCCCGTCGTTCTCGGCGGAAGAAATGCCGGACGTGATGAGCAAGGTGATCGATACGTTCGTGGAAAACCGCCACGAAGGCGAGCGCTTCATCGAAACGTATAGCCGCATCGGCATCACCCCGTTCAAGGAACGTGTGTACGCCTCGCGTCAACCGGCTCACGCGTAA
- a CDS encoding ABC transporter permease — translation MRPAPTEAVQTGRALRFAHRLYALGPLVGLVALCIVGTLLNRDFATVDNMMNVLTRTSFIGIIAVGMTFVIISGGIDLSVGSMAALIAGSMIWLMNGLAAGIGGHTLAPLLIVTLGIVMALVLGGLFGCAHGLLITKGRIEPFIVTLGTLGIFRAVLTWLADGGALTLDNSLSDLYGPVYYASLFGVPVPIWVFLVVAAGGALILNRTAFGRHVQAIGSNEQVARYAAIRVDTVKIVTYVLLGICVGVATVLYVPRLGSATPTTGLLWELEAIASVVVGGTALKGGEGRVIGTVIGAILLSVIANILNLTSIISVYLNAAVQGVVIIFVAFVQRGRR, via the coding sequence ATGCGACCGGCACCCACTGAAGCCGTGCAAACCGGCCGCGCGTTGCGCTTCGCACATCGACTGTATGCGCTCGGGCCGCTCGTCGGACTGGTCGCGCTGTGCATTGTCGGCACGCTGCTCAATCGCGATTTCGCTACCGTCGACAACATGATGAACGTGCTCACGCGCACCTCGTTCATCGGCATCATCGCGGTCGGCATGACCTTCGTGATCATTTCGGGCGGCATCGATCTGTCGGTCGGCTCGATGGCGGCGCTGATCGCGGGCAGCATGATCTGGCTGATGAACGGTCTCGCGGCGGGCATCGGCGGCCATACGCTTGCGCCTTTGCTGATCGTCACGCTCGGCATCGTGATGGCTCTGGTGCTGGGCGGCCTGTTCGGCTGCGCGCACGGCTTGCTGATTACCAAAGGACGCATCGAGCCGTTCATCGTCACGCTCGGCACGTTGGGCATTTTTCGCGCCGTGCTGACGTGGCTCGCCGACGGTGGCGCGCTGACTTTGGATAACTCGTTGTCCGATCTGTACGGCCCGGTGTATTACGCGAGCCTGTTCGGCGTGCCGGTGCCGATCTGGGTCTTCCTGGTCGTCGCGGCGGGCGGCGCGTTGATTCTTAACCGCACGGCGTTCGGCCGTCACGTGCAGGCAATCGGCTCGAACGAACAGGTCGCGCGCTATGCGGCGATTCGCGTCGATACCGTGAAGATCGTCACGTACGTGCTACTCGGTATTTGCGTGGGCGTCGCCACCGTGCTGTACGTGCCGCGTCTCGGCTCGGCCACGCCGACGACCGGTTTGCTATGGGAGCTCGAAGCGATCGCCTCCGTGGTGGTCGGCGGCACCGCGCTCAAGGGCGGCGAAGGGCGTGTGATCGGCACGGTGATCGGCGCGATTCTGCTCTCGGTGATCGCGAACATTCTGAATTTGACCAGCATCATCAGCGTGTATCTGAACGCGGCGGTGCAGGGCGTAGTGATTATCTTCGTCGCGTTCGTACAACGTGGACGGCGGTAG
- a CDS encoding ABC transporter substrate-binding protein, protein MTSYNKNFSGLATALGFGALLLATAAHADIKVGIDLSSTGPAAVIGITSKNAMLMWPATIAGQKADYIFLDDASDPGAAVRNIRKLINEDHVDVIVGPNITPAAMAALDPVAESQTPMITLIGSASVVEPQEGKKVWAYKMAQTDSAMADVMTRYMSNHNVKTVGFIGFADGYGESWLNEFSKFAALRHIQLVATERYNRTDASVTGQILKLMAAKPDAILIAGAGTPTVLPQRTLIERGFKGPIYQTHGIATPEFIKLGGKDVEGTLFPTQPVVVARTLPADHPAKKAALAFTNEYEAKYGAGSVTQFAGDAAGVYPRLQDAVARALKTAQPGTPAFRTALRDELEHAHELVVPNGVVNTSPKDHVGLDQRASVMGTIKNGRFVYLSQ, encoded by the coding sequence ATGACGTCGTACAACAAAAATTTCAGCGGCCTCGCCACCGCTTTAGGTTTTGGCGCGCTCTTGCTCGCCACCGCTGCACACGCCGACATCAAGGTCGGCATCGATCTGTCGAGCACCGGCCCGGCGGCCGTGATCGGCATCACCAGTAAGAACGCGATGCTGATGTGGCCTGCCACGATCGCCGGCCAGAAAGCCGACTACATCTTCCTCGACGACGCCTCCGACCCGGGCGCCGCCGTGCGCAACATCCGCAAGCTGATCAACGAAGACCACGTGGACGTGATCGTCGGCCCGAACATCACGCCGGCGGCAATGGCCGCGCTCGATCCGGTCGCCGAGAGCCAGACGCCGATGATCACGCTGATCGGCTCGGCGAGCGTGGTCGAGCCGCAGGAAGGCAAGAAGGTGTGGGCCTACAAAATGGCGCAGACCGACAGCGCGATGGCCGACGTGATGACGCGCTACATGTCGAACCACAACGTGAAGACGGTGGGTTTCATCGGCTTCGCGGACGGCTACGGCGAAAGCTGGCTCAACGAGTTCAGCAAGTTCGCGGCGCTGCGCCATATCCAACTGGTCGCCACCGAGCGCTATAACCGCACCGACGCGAGCGTCACCGGCCAGATTCTGAAGCTGATGGCCGCCAAGCCCGACGCGATTTTGATTGCCGGCGCCGGCACGCCGACCGTGCTGCCGCAGCGCACGCTGATCGAACGCGGCTTCAAAGGCCCGATCTACCAGACGCACGGCATCGCCACGCCCGAGTTCATCAAGCTGGGCGGCAAGGACGTGGAAGGCACGCTGTTCCCGACCCAGCCGGTCGTGGTGGCGCGCACGCTGCCGGCCGATCATCCGGCGAAGAAGGCGGCGCTCGCCTTTACGAACGAATACGAGGCGAAGTACGGCGCGGGCAGCGTGACGCAGTTCGCGGGCGATGCGGCCGGCGTGTATCCGCGTTTGCAGGACGCGGTGGCCCGCGCGCTGAAGACGGCGCAGCCGGGCACGCCGGCCTTCCGCACCGCGCTGCGTGACGAACTGGAGCACGCGCATGAGCTGGTCGTGCCGAACGGCGTGGTCAACACGAGCCCGAAGGACCACGTGGGGTTGGACCAGCGCGCTAGCGTAATGGGCACTATCAAGAACGGCCGGTTTGTTTATCTGAGCCAGTAA
- a CDS encoding CysB family HTH-type transcriptional regulator — protein MNLHQFRFVREAVRQNYNLTEAAKALFTSQPGVSKAIIELEDELGVEIFTRHGKRVRSLTEPGRIILQSVEKILQEVESLKRVGKDYAAQDQGNLVIAATHTQARYSLPAAIAEFKKRFPKVHLSILQGSPTQVAEMVIHDQADLCIATEAIANYKELVSLPCFQWHHVAVMQPDHPLLDRKLLSLDDLTQYPLITYDNAFAGRTKINEAFRLRGLHPDIVLEAIDADVIKTYVELGLGVGIMADIAFNAERDRHLRAMPVGHLFGSNVTRVALKHGAYLRGYVYTLVELLSPSMNRKLIEQALKGEHETYEL, from the coding sequence ATGAACCTGCATCAATTCCGCTTCGTCCGCGAGGCTGTGCGGCAGAACTACAACCTCACAGAAGCGGCCAAGGCCCTGTTTACCAGTCAGCCGGGCGTTTCCAAGGCGATCATCGAGCTGGAAGACGAGCTGGGCGTGGAAATCTTCACGCGGCACGGCAAGCGCGTGCGCTCGTTGACCGAGCCGGGACGCATCATTTTGCAGTCGGTCGAGAAGATCCTGCAGGAAGTGGAAAGCCTCAAGCGGGTCGGTAAAGATTACGCGGCGCAGGACCAGGGCAATCTGGTGATCGCCGCCACCCACACGCAGGCGCGGTACTCACTGCCGGCCGCCATCGCCGAATTCAAGAAGCGTTTCCCCAAGGTCCACCTTTCGATTCTGCAAGGCAGCCCGACCCAGGTCGCCGAAATGGTCATTCACGACCAAGCCGACCTCTGCATCGCCACGGAAGCAATCGCTAACTATAAAGAGCTGGTCTCGCTGCCCTGCTTCCAGTGGCACCACGTCGCGGTGATGCAACCGGATCATCCGCTGCTCGACCGCAAACTTTTGTCGCTGGATGATCTGACCCAATATCCGCTGATCACTTACGACAACGCGTTCGCCGGCCGCACCAAGATCAACGAGGCGTTCCGCCTGCGCGGGCTGCACCCGGACATCGTGCTGGAGGCGATCGACGCCGACGTGATCAAGACCTATGTGGAACTGGGCCTCGGCGTCGGCATCATGGCGGATATCGCGTTCAACGCCGAGCGCGACCGCCATTTGCGCGCTATGCCGGTCGGCCACCTGTTCGGCAGCAATGTGACGCGGGTTGCGCTGAAGCACGGCGCCTATCTGCGCGGCTATGTGTACACGCTCGTCGAACTGCTGTCACCGAGCATGAACCGCAAGCTGATCGAACAGGCGCTCAAGGGCGAACACGAAACCTACGAACTTTGA
- a CDS encoding sugar ABC transporter ATP-binding protein encodes MSLAIRFDDIRKDFGPVRVLHGVSFELAPGRIYGLLGENGAGKSTLMKILAGYETATSGTLLVDGQAHQFIGSRDAEAQGIVLIHQEFNLAEHLTIAQNMYLGHEKKRGWFVDDTAMRADAARYLAQVGLEKAPDTKVRELIVAEKQMVEIAKALSRRARLLIMDEPTATLTPSETERLFTLMAKLKSDGVTIIYISHKLDEVERITDEVIVMRDGRFVARGETAGLARQQMANLMVGRELSDMFPDKITVSADAPLALKVQGLAVPDWVEDLSFDVRAGEVLGFAGLVGAGRTEAFEAIIGLRKRTAGRIEVAGRPVDLKSPRDAMRHGITYLSEDRKGKGLHVNLSLQDNVTLMTLERYAHPLLDMKAGRAALTKAVSEFGIRTGDLSSRARMLSGGNQQKLALAKFLQPDPNVIVLDEPTRGVDVGAKRDIYFLIHRLAAQGRAVIVISSELIELIGLCHRVAVMRAGRLQATLTLDHLTEEELIAHATGTH; translated from the coding sequence ATGAGTCTCGCGATCCGTTTCGACGACATCCGCAAAGACTTCGGGCCCGTGCGCGTGCTGCACGGCGTGAGCTTCGAGCTGGCGCCGGGGCGCATCTACGGTTTGCTCGGCGAGAACGGCGCGGGCAAATCCACGCTGATGAAAATCCTCGCCGGCTATGAAACGGCAACCTCGGGGACCTTGCTGGTCGATGGGCAAGCGCACCAGTTTATCGGTTCGCGCGACGCCGAAGCGCAAGGCATCGTGCTGATCCACCAGGAGTTCAATCTCGCCGAGCATCTGACGATCGCGCAGAACATGTATCTCGGCCATGAGAAAAAGCGCGGCTGGTTCGTGGACGATACCGCCATGCGCGCCGACGCCGCGCGCTATCTCGCGCAAGTCGGTCTGGAAAAAGCGCCGGACACGAAGGTGCGCGAATTGATCGTCGCGGAAAAGCAGATGGTGGAGATCGCGAAGGCGCTGTCGCGTCGCGCGCGCCTGCTCATCATGGACGAACCGACAGCGACGCTCACGCCGTCCGAGACCGAACGCCTATTCACGCTGATGGCGAAGCTCAAGTCCGACGGCGTGACCATCATCTACATCTCGCACAAGCTGGACGAAGTGGAGCGCATCACCGACGAAGTGATCGTGATGCGCGACGGCCGCTTCGTCGCGCGCGGCGAAACCGCGGGACTCGCGCGCCAGCAGATGGCGAACCTGATGGTCGGGCGCGAGCTTTCCGACATGTTTCCCGACAAGATCACCGTATCCGCCGACGCGCCGCTCGCGTTGAAGGTGCAAGGCCTCGCCGTGCCGGATTGGGTGGAAGACCTGAGCTTCGACGTGCGCGCGGGCGAAGTGCTCGGTTTCGCGGGACTGGTGGGCGCCGGCCGCACCGAAGCGTTCGAAGCGATCATCGGTCTGCGCAAACGCACGGCGGGCCGCATTGAAGTCGCCGGTCGCCCCGTCGATCTGAAAAGCCCGCGCGATGCGATGCGTCACGGCATCACGTATCTCAGCGAAGACCGCAAGGGCAAAGGCCTGCACGTGAACCTGAGCCTGCAGGACAACGTCACGCTGATGACGCTCGAACGTTACGCGCATCCGCTGCTCGACATGAAAGCGGGGCGCGCCGCGTTGACTAAAGCCGTGAGCGAATTCGGCATCCGCACGGGCGACCTGTCGAGCCGCGCGCGCATGCTGTCCGGCGGCAATCAGCAGAAGCTCGCGCTCGCCAAATTCCTGCAGCCCGACCCGAACGTGATCGTGCTCGACGAGCCGACGCGCGGCGTCGATGTCGGCGCGAAACGCGACATCTATTTTCTGATTCATCGTCTCGCCGCGCAGGGCCGCGCGGTGATCGTCATTTCATCTGAACTGATCGAACTGATCGGCCTGTGCCACCGCGTTGCCGTGATGCGCGCGGGACGCCTGCAAGCCACGCTCACGCTCGACCATCTGACCGAAGAGGAGTTGATCGCCCATGCGACCGGCACCCACTGA
- a CDS encoding Gfo/Idh/MocA family protein, with the protein MPQRRVRLGMVGGGQGAFIGAVHRIAARLDDRYELVAGALSSDPQRAQASADEAGIARSYADWREMARAESARDDGIDAVAIVTPNHLHAPVATAFLEAGIHIVCDKPLAISLAEGEALAKLAREKNRLFALTHTYSGYPLVRHARELIESGELGEIRVVQVEYAQDWLAEPIETSGTNKQAGWRTDPALAGPAGCLGDIGTHAYHLAAFVTGMTPHALAAEVHTFVPGRRIDDHVQAMLRYPNGARGMLWASQVASGAENALRLRVYGTKAGLAFDQEHPNELWFTPLGGAAERLTRGRVKSAIAAHATRVPSGHPEGYLEAFAQLYKDAALQIEALDEGRALPAESLLLTTVEDGVAGLRFIEAMLASSAADGQWREIKPA; encoded by the coding sequence ATGCCACAACGAAGGGTCAGGCTTGGAATGGTCGGCGGCGGACAGGGCGCGTTCATCGGCGCGGTGCATCGGATTGCGGCGCGGCTCGACGATCGTTACGAACTGGTGGCGGGCGCGTTGTCATCCGATCCCCAGCGCGCGCAGGCGAGCGCCGACGAGGCAGGGATCGCGCGCAGCTATGCGGACTGGCGCGAAATGGCGCGCGCCGAATCCGCGCGCGACGACGGCATCGACGCAGTGGCGATCGTCACGCCGAATCATCTGCACGCGCCGGTCGCGACGGCGTTTCTCGAAGCCGGGATTCACATCGTGTGCGACAAACCGCTGGCGATTTCGCTGGCGGAAGGCGAGGCGCTGGCGAAACTGGCTCGCGAGAAGAACCGGCTGTTTGCATTGACGCATACGTACTCCGGCTATCCGCTGGTGCGTCATGCCCGCGAGTTGATCGAAAGCGGCGAGTTGGGCGAAATACGCGTCGTGCAGGTCGAATACGCGCAGGACTGGCTGGCGGAGCCGATCGAAACGAGCGGCACGAACAAGCAAGCGGGTTGGCGCACGGACCCGGCGTTAGCCGGGCCGGCGGGATGTCTCGGCGATATCGGCACGCATGCGTATCATCTTGCCGCGTTTGTCACGGGCATGACGCCGCACGCGCTCGCGGCGGAAGTGCATACCTTCGTGCCGGGGCGCCGGATCGACGATCACGTGCAGGCGATGCTGCGCTATCCGAACGGCGCGCGCGGCATGCTATGGGCGAGTCAGGTGGCGAGCGGCGCGGAAAATGCCTTGCGTTTGCGGGTGTATGGAACGAAAGCCGGTCTCGCGTTCGATCAGGAGCATCCGAATGAATTGTGGTTCACACCACTGGGCGGTGCGGCGGAGCGCCTGACACGAGGGCGCGTGAAGAGCGCGATCGCGGCCCACGCGACGCGTGTGCCGTCTGGACATCCTGAAGGTTATCTGGAAGCGTTCGCGCAGTTGTACAAAGACGCGGCGTTGCAGATCGAAGCGTTGGATGAAGGTCGCGCGCTGCCCGCCGAGAGCCTGTTGCTGACGACGGTGGAGGACGGCGTGGCGGGGCTGCGATTTATCGAGGCGATGCTCGCGAGTAGCGCGGCGGATGGGCAGTGGCGCGAGATAAAACCCGCTTGA
- a CDS encoding substrate-binding domain-containing protein → MKQVIRAVGAGMLALGILGTANVARADDKVTLGVAIPTADHGFTGGIVWWANKAKSDLEKAHPDLKVIVKTAAGAPEQANQLQDLVTVNKINALVIFPFESASLTQPVAQVKKKGVYVTVVDRGLTDTSAQDAYVAGDNTAFGKIPAEYLAKALDGKGEIVALRGIPTTLDNERWTAFTGVLKAYPNIKILDAKYANWNRDDAFKVMQDYLTRFKHIDAVWAADDDMAVGVIKAIEQAKRTDIKIVFGGAGSKGMVKNVMDGAPMIKADVSYSPKFIYDAIKLTAEARLKGDKLPATTIIPSVLITKENAQQFYFPDSPF, encoded by the coding sequence ATGAAGCAGGTCATTCGAGCGGTCGGCGCCGGCATGCTGGCGTTGGGGATACTGGGCACGGCGAACGTCGCGCGCGCCGACGACAAAGTCACGTTGGGCGTTGCGATTCCGACGGCCGACCACGGCTTCACGGGCGGCATCGTCTGGTGGGCGAACAAAGCCAAGAGCGATCTGGAGAAGGCGCATCCCGATCTGAAGGTGATCGTCAAGACCGCGGCCGGCGCGCCCGAGCAGGCGAACCAATTGCAGGATCTCGTGACGGTCAACAAGATCAATGCGCTCGTGATCTTCCCGTTCGAATCGGCTTCGCTCACGCAGCCGGTCGCGCAGGTGAAGAAGAAAGGTGTGTACGTGACGGTGGTGGATCGCGGCCTGACCGACACCAGCGCGCAGGATGCGTACGTGGCCGGTGACAACACCGCGTTCGGCAAGATTCCCGCCGAGTACCTGGCGAAAGCGCTCGACGGCAAGGGCGAAATCGTCGCGCTGCGAGGCATTCCGACGACGCTCGATAACGAACGCTGGACCGCGTTTACGGGCGTGCTGAAGGCGTATCCGAACATCAAGATTCTCGATGCCAAGTACGCGAACTGGAATCGTGACGACGCCTTCAAGGTCATGCAGGATTACCTGACGCGCTTCAAGCACATCGACGCCGTCTGGGCCGCGGACGACGACATGGCCGTCGGCGTGATCAAGGCGATCGAGCAGGCCAAGCGCACCGACATCAAGATCGTGTTCGGCGGGGCAGGGTCGAAAGGCATGGTGAAGAACGTGATGGACGGCGCGCCGATGATCAAGGCCGACGTGTCGTACTCGCCGAAGTTCATCTACGACGCCATCAAGCTCACTGCCGAAGCGCGTCTGAAGGGCGACAAACTGCCGGCCACCACGATCATCCCGTCGGTGCTGATCACGAAGGAAAACGCGCAGCAGTTCTATTTTCCGGACTCGCCGTTCTGA